Part of the Nicotiana sylvestris chromosome 2, ASM39365v2, whole genome shotgun sequence genome, GAACTTCTCGCTAGTAGCCAGAGTGATAGGTTTCGTGATTCCTTGCAATGATGTCCCGAGCCCCTTCCCGggtttataaccatgcctgatcatttccttggcaaccacaATTGACGCATTTGAGAGAAAGGGTTAAGGACAAGGGCTTCCTTCTTCACATTGGTCTGCGACCACTTCCTCGAAATCTTGATAAACTATATGTTCACTTCCTTCCCTAGCTTCGAGACACGGGATTGATGGGTCCTGGTAAATCGACTGCTCGTCCTCTCCGTGGACTGCAATCTCCTGACTTcatattcaaatttcaccatctggtggagagtggaaggtacagcccctgctgcatgaatccaaggtcttcctaagaggaaattgtaagaagtatccatgtgtaggacctgaaaggtcacctcgaaATCCATAGGACCAATAGTCAAGATCAGATCGATCTCACCTATAGTGTCTCTTTTGATACCATCAAAGGCATAAACACAAACGTTGTTAGGCCTGATCCTCTTAGTCccaatctccattctttgcaaagttgagagGGGGCAGATATCCACCCCGGATCCACCATCTAGCATGACCCTTTTCACATAGTATCCCTCACATTTAACTGTCATATGGAGGGCTTTGTTGTGGGCGGCCCCTTTCGGGGGCGAATCATTATTGCTGAAGGAGATCTGATTGATTGCAAATAATCTTTCTGCCATCCTTTCTAGTTGCTCAACAGTAGTTTCAATTGGGACATAGGCTTCATTAAGGGTTTTTATCAACACCTTCTGATGCTCGATTGATTTCATTAACAGAGACAACAAAGAGACCTGAGCAGgagactttcggagttggtcaaCTATCTCATAGTCCACAGTTTTCATTTTCCTAAAGAACTCTTCTACTTCTTCGGCACTAACTGGCTTCTTGAGTGGGAAAGGTTCTTCGTGGCATTATTCACTTTCTCCATATTGAGGTATTTCTTAGCCAGGTTAATTTCATTTGCTTCTCCCaagacttcttttcctttgtaggtcactaccgccttgttataattccatgggacggTAGTAGGATCTGTCATAGGCCTCTGCAGTgcgcggccaataaccacgggctcattcaaACTTGGTGAAATTACTAGCCCCTGTACCACATAGGTCCCTTTAGTCACATACATCCCTTGTTCAGCTCAAACCTTCTTAGAGGGCTCAAtgacatttgttctttcttgtgaCCTCGGGGAACATAAAGAATGGCATCATTTGAGGGCGctgccccagttttggtttcCACTTTCTTTTCTGTATTTTGAGGGGTGAGTTTACTCTTTTTCTCCCCCTTGTCTTCTTTTGCGATAGCCTTTGGCTTCTTTCCAACATCAGCGAttgcaattatggctttcaaagcaagATCAAACTCCTTATAttcgcaaatcattccaataaccggTCTGTTATTATGAGCTGGTAAtggattgttggtcacattagcAATGTCTTCGTCCTTTAGCACCATCCTCTTTTATTCTATGAGATTTTTCAACAGCCCTTTTCCGGGTCCAACAGTCATCTGTATCATGCCCTTCCGCTCCCGAATAGTAAGCACATCGAGTACCGGCTTTGTAGGAGGGCGACTTTGGGTTCTGCCTGGTTTGGGGTACGGGATACAACAGATCCATCTGGACAAGTTTATGGAAAAGGAtagaatatgactcaccaatGGGCATGAAGTTTGCCATCCTGGGTGGTTTCGGGGCACAGGCATTGTAGGGGGagttattttgtggaggttggggattatactgagcttggcgaggaggttgatttctgggaAATCCAGCTCGGTTTTAGTTGAACTATTGTTGTGGCCTAACATAGGGCTGGGCATTCATCACTGCGTATGGCTGAGGAACCATAGCATAGGCCACATCCTGATggggatagtaatgttgtggggttcttgcAGGGAAGTAAGGTCTGGGTAGATGGGGTTTTCTTACACTTGAAGTTGCCATTGCCACTTCTTCCTCCTTCTTTCAATTCGCTACACCTCCAGACCTGCCTTGAATTGCTTGGGAGGTAGCCCTTATAGCATATTGACTCAATATGCGCCCTATTTTTAGACCATTCTCGACCATTTCACCAATTTTGATGGCCTCGACAAATGGTTTCCCAATCGCGGACATCATATTCTGAAAATAAttagcctcttgggcttgaagaaAAACACTAACCATCTCTGtttcatccattggaggcttGACTCTGGGTGCTTGTTCATTccatttgacagcatactctcggaagctttccacggacttcttcttgagattcgacAACGAATTCCTATCAGGAGctatgtcgatgttatactgaaATTGCCTAACAAAATCCCGAGCCAGATCATCCCAAATATGCCAACGAGATATATCCTGATCCATgtaccattcagaagcaatgccgACCAAGCTTTCTCTAAAATAAACCATGAGAAGCTCCTtttttccacctgctcctctcagttgattgcagtACCACTtaaggtgggctatgggatccctATGCCTGCCATGCttttcaaactttggggttttgaaacccaggGGTAAATGCACGTGCGGTAACATACACAGATCAACATAGGATACGCTCTTTTGCCCACTCAAGCCCTGCATATTTTTTAGACTCTGCTCCATGCTACTCATTTTTCGGGTAATCTCCTCTTGTTCAGGGTTCTTTGTGGTTTTCCCCTGTCCCCGGTAAACTCATACCTGGGTGGCTGAGGGTAAGCATTGGTAGTGAACTGGGCAGGTTCCGGTGGGAAGGATGGTACTTGGAAGGTGAAAGATGATGGATCAAAACTAGGCCTGGGCAAAGTGGGTTGTGCCGTGGCCGAACAAGGTGGCGCAGTGAATATGTTGGAGGTCGTGCCTGAAATCAACACCTGGGGGCGAatctcagaaggtgttccagcaaagtgggATGATATTGTAGGATATCCAAGTGGGGTGTTCGGATAACTTAttgggacgttggaagtcccacttgccctaggaagtaactcagggaatccaggtaTCGCACTCAGTGGCTCTCTGCCATTGGatcaggcgtcccacatttccatcatgctgAGACGCAGAATTCTGTTTTCCTCGGCAGTTGCTGACTCGGAAGTTGGGATGACTGAGATCGGGCTATCCTCCAAgataggaactgttggcagatGACTTTTCGACAACATTCTACACTTCCTTTTTATCTTGTAAAGTACGGATGTgaagccagattaccacaaaaccaaacaCCATAATATAGAACCTATTTGATAGCCAACACAACAAACCGGTTAGTGTgagacaattaacacataggtaatcgcacgttggaggtgtgatgcacttatacagttaagtGTGTTTTCTATATGTTTTTCAACAGTTGCGTGTTTCATCCCGGCTTTTGTTTATCTCCCCAATTTTCTCTCTTGCTCTTTTTAcgctcttattttctctcttgttcttattctcttttacttgttttctctcttttcttttcggCTTTGGCTTTCTCTTTAtaacattttctcttttatttgagttatttacaaaatcatgaccggatccgatAAGGATTGCCTATGCATCACGtcgccacgtgaatcagatcatcacgtagttcaagaaataaatgcaaaataaaacatttttggtttttttttcttttcaaattttcattaaaacaaAACCTTTAATTTTCTCTATTATAAAAACTCGATCCTACATACTTGAGAATTGAAAACTACAACAGACTCAAAACAGACTTTAGGGAATGAAAATATAGACTTGAAAAAGAAAACACACTCAGGAGTACATCAGTGCCTCCAATCTTGTCCTAGGAACACCAACTGGTCTTGCCACGAACCTACGTGCCATGTCATTCTGGAGGCGATAAAGATCGTCCATTATCTAGTGGACAGAGATCATTACTGaggcgaagaacatggacctggtcatgtcctcgCACTCGTTGCATTTCATCACTATGTAGTCGGCAATTCTTCTAAACCTTCCCCTgatgatgcccttttcttgcaacaaccaccCAATCTGCAGAGATCTAGCCTCCAAGACCTGAGTGGCAATATGATTCTATTCTTGCAAATGTTGTAGGTCTCCCTCTAGCTGTGCCATCAAAGCGTAGCGATGTTCTCTCTCGGCTTTGAAGCTCTTGACATGCTTGGCCATCTCATTCTCGAGGGTGGTTAgctttttctttaaatttgtgACTTTTCCatcatatttcctttttagttGTCGAACAAAATCTGCCTGCCCCTCGGCGTTCTTTGCCAACTGTGCTCTAGCTCTTGCCAACTGCCTTCAGATTTTTCTAGATCATTCCCGTACTCACATATTTTATTCCTAAGGCCATTAATGAGTTTTTCAtctgctcggcttctttccggaTTCTTGGCAGCTATCTTCATCATTTGGATCTGGGCCCGGAGGATTTCATTTTATTGGGCTAATGTTTTCTTCTCGCCCTCATCTGCAGCAGTTTCCACATCACTATCGAACTTGAGGTCTCTGGTCTGTCCTTCTAACCTGCTTATGGTGGCCcgatattcattttcttttgtcaaccactcccactgttcttgtgatgcTTCGACAAACTCTTggaggtgaggtcttttagctaGCCTTCCAAACTCAATTTTCCTTTTGTACCAGGCGAGGTAGCCGGGTGAGACTTCACTTCTGGATAGATCATGCACTCGGGTATTTGCTGTTAGATATTGGcgctcactccaaatttgacgaaccactgtttcatgaaattggccatcaGAACGGATCTCGACCACATGAAGGCTAAGGTCTTCATCCTTGGGCACTATTTGACATCTTCCTAGctgtctcaaaacccggtatgaggcataaggctggatgcttttgagacccatcaggaggaagtgaggactggtagctggcatgtatatgatttcatcaacaggaagccaacccaacgtCCACTCTAGTTGATTTGCAGTGATGGAGCCGAGGCAAGATATACATTCTACAACCCCTTCTGGCATGTTAAACCCATCGACCCTTGTATAAAACTCCCCTATGCAGCTATTCCCTGTCGACCCATAGTTCATATACTGAggacgatgacatagatgctcaatcatccacatttgtagcaacaagttgcacccttcaaaaaagTCTCCTTCGGCCTTACAGGCTGTGAGGGCTTAGAAGATTTCAaacactatcatgggtgcgagggtgcttttggcctaagtaagcaaagtgttgacgaccccagctatctgtacatcgatattcccatctttcctgggaaacacTAGAAGACCCAAAAAtaccaccatgaaagcgaagcacCTGTGTTCTTCCCATTTTAGTTGATTCCCTTTGCTGCAAATTCTGCTTTCTGGATTGTTGAAACCCCTTATGTGTCTGTATCGCTGGTATATGAACTGTGGAGTAgaaaaaccagctgccaaatcCGGGTATtggaccccctgcttatcttTAGTAGATCTAGACACTTGTGTGGAGTGACAACTCTTGGAGCGACCAAATACTTGTGTCTCAGAGCTTCAGTGCTTCCAATATACCCAGCTATCTCTTCCAaagtgggtgtgagttcaaaatccgagaaatgaaACACGTTGTGAGCTGGATCCCAAAACGTAACCAGTGCCTTTATTATGTCTCCTTTAGGACTGATCTTCaataacccggtgagaccccCCAAGTAAAGTTTGACCACATCTTATCCTGATTcacccagatcttcccaccacatatacAGTTCCAAAGGAATCTTGGTCATGACCGTCATTGGCAAGTTTTGACTTGTGTtcattctgcacatttaaatTAAGGTGATTGGTTTAAAATAAAGCGAGTTTTACAAAAGAGGTCAATTTTGTAAACATTTAAATAACATGGCtacttttgcaaatacggcccttcGGCACTTTGAAAAGGAAGATTTTAGGGCTGTGCTTGCTAGGTAGACAAAAATTTTAAGAAGGGCAGTAGGTggttattcttgcaaaaacagccttccgacgtccttttggggacatttggGCTACTTAGACAAGACCGACATTACCTAATTTATTTAAGACAAAATAAAAACATTtcatttttgggttattttttttttttgcaaaaatggagttggacccggtgagagagttgcctacgtatcccacatccggtgagaatcaaacttgcatagttcggtcagttttgacatgaTAAAATAGAGAAGATATGAAACTTTTGAAAccaaattctttttcttttttttttttcaaaatttcggcagaatttcagCATATTTTGACACTAGGTTTTTTTTTCAAAGGCGGGTAATCAACTCTCTCATACCTCAATTTTATTTTTCCCAATTCCTTCCCTATTCTAGcaatcggtcagcatgcaaacCGAAGTAAATAATTGTACAAGTAGCTCGTAAaatatgcatcaggatggtcttttgattctGGGGtccacttgtcctagacggacccaacccctgtgttgagtccccaaagtcaaatgcacatgatgcaaacaaatgttcttatccggcatgaggctgagttattctaagtttaaaaacctgggtatattgttctaaacttgtgtacccgagcggacaacacGAGCCgagagggggctacgtaccgggaaccaaaaggccatccagtTTTGTAACTTgttcgagcctctttcttatttaaggtatgacactaatagaaagaggattcacgccagcgtgcacatccctgaagatgagaagagaacggtttcgtaacagtttatatacaattcaaataatatcaaagcggtaaaaagcggcatttagcacattaggctcaaacatgtaaaaatcagataatgaataaagccaagtataacagttattctaagcttgaattcttgaaccctgaaccagagattctgggttatga contains:
- the LOC138884900 gene encoding uncharacterized protein; amino-acid sequence: MSSMEQSLKNMQGLSGQKSVSYVDLCMLPHVHLPLGFKTPKFEKHGRHRDPIAHLKWYCNQLRGAGGKKELLMVYFRESLVGIASEWYMDQDISRWHIWDDLARDFVRQFQYNIDIAPDRNSLSNLKKKSVESFREYAVKWNEQAPRVKPPMDETEMVSVFLQAQEANYFQNMMSAIGKPFVEAIKIGEMVENGLKIGRILSQYAIRATSQAIQGRSGGVAN